Proteins from a single region of Deltaproteobacteria bacterium:
- the polA gene encoding DNA polymerase I — MPKTIYLVDASLYIYRSYHAIPGLASSTGQPTGAIFGFVGTINKLLREKKPEYMALAFDAKGPTFRHEIFPEYKANRPPMPPELISQQDFIRRITKALNLPRLEVPGLEADDLIATLTARAREQGFEVIIVGADKDYYQLLSEGVSMYDPKPNREGHVSVAFVKERFGISPTGFLEAQGLMGDATDNFSGVPGVGEKTAVKLVQEYETLENLYQNLDKIKKTGLHKKLTEHKADAFLARDLARLKTDADLNLNPEDMRLTEPDVEALRQLYTELDLNQFLRDLGPEKTISYEDYHLVDTEAGLAALVAELEDVERLSVDLETTSTDPMRAEIVGLSLSARPHRAFYLPVAHQTPDASQLPLATILKTLGPILESKKVIKIGQNIKYDYIIFQRHGIKLTPMGDDTMIASYLLNASDRAHNLDRISRNYLNHAPISYTDVVGDKKAGFETISPNEARDYACEDADLVMILSDVLRPRLSENSLLNLYEKIELPLIEVLAGMEMNGVKLDVGPLRDLSKELASRAASSEARIYELAEREFNINSPKQVGQVLFEELKLPLGKKTKKKTGFSTDEEVLTNLAEIHPLPAEILSYRMLVKLRSTYVDALPQLINPETGRVHTSYNQTGTATGRLSSSDPNLQNIPVRTEEGRRIRAAFVPEPGGLILSADYSQIELRVLAHFSEAEGLLAAFSEGEDIHTRTAAEIFNVFPEMVTPEMRRDAKAINFGIIYGKRAFGLAKDLGIERRKAQEYIDQYFRRYSGIKAFIDKTIAEAKSAGYVSTLFNRQRRLPEIKSSNQAVRSAAERMAINTPLQGTAADIIKKAMIAVHQAMKKARLSAKLIMQVHDELIFEVPENEVENLAELVRREMEGAVSLKAPLVVDVSYGASWAEAH; from the coding sequence TAGTTGACGCCAGCCTGTATATTTACCGGAGCTATCATGCCATCCCCGGCCTGGCATCCTCGACCGGCCAGCCGACTGGCGCCATTTTCGGTTTTGTAGGCACTATAAACAAGCTTCTGCGCGAAAAAAAACCGGAGTATATGGCCCTGGCCTTTGACGCCAAAGGCCCTACCTTTCGGCATGAAATATTTCCTGAGTACAAGGCCAACCGGCCGCCCATGCCTCCGGAACTCATCAGCCAGCAAGATTTCATCCGCCGCATTACTAAAGCTCTCAATCTCCCCCGGCTGGAGGTGCCCGGGCTGGAGGCCGACGACCTCATCGCCACCCTGACCGCCCGGGCCAGGGAACAAGGCTTTGAAGTAATCATTGTTGGGGCTGATAAGGATTATTACCAGCTTCTGTCCGAAGGGGTGAGTATGTACGATCCCAAACCCAACCGGGAAGGACATGTGTCCGTTGCATTCGTTAAGGAGCGTTTCGGGATAAGCCCGACGGGTTTTTTAGAGGCACAGGGCCTGATGGGAGACGCTACGGACAACTTCAGCGGCGTGCCCGGGGTTGGAGAAAAAACCGCGGTCAAACTCGTGCAGGAGTATGAGACCCTGGAAAACCTGTACCAGAATCTGGATAAGATTAAAAAGACCGGCCTGCATAAAAAGCTGACCGAGCATAAGGCGGACGCCTTCTTAGCGCGCGATCTAGCTCGTCTCAAGACCGATGCGGACCTGAACCTGAACCCGGAAGATATGCGCTTAACCGAACCGGATGTGGAGGCCCTGCGGCAGCTTTACACGGAACTTGATCTTAACCAGTTCCTGAGAGACCTTGGCCCGGAAAAAACCATCAGTTACGAAGATTACCACCTGGTGGACACTGAGGCCGGGCTGGCCGCCCTGGTGGCAGAACTCGAAGACGTGGAGCGTCTGTCCGTGGACCTGGAGACAACGTCAACCGACCCCATGCGCGCCGAGATTGTCGGCCTGTCCCTCTCGGCCAGGCCTCACCGGGCCTTTTATCTGCCTGTGGCCCATCAGACTCCCGACGCCTCCCAGCTGCCTCTGGCCACGATCCTTAAGACGCTTGGCCCGATCCTTGAATCGAAAAAAGTGATCAAAATCGGGCAGAACATAAAATACGACTATATCATCTTCCAGAGGCACGGGATTAAGCTAACGCCCATGGGCGACGACACCATGATCGCCTCTTACCTGCTCAATGCCTCAGACCGGGCGCATAACCTCGACCGAATCTCCCGGAACTACCTTAATCACGCCCCCATATCCTATACCGATGTGGTCGGTGACAAGAAAGCCGGTTTTGAGACTATAAGTCCCAACGAGGCCAGGGATTATGCCTGTGAAGACGCGGACCTCGTCATGATCCTCTCGGACGTTCTCAGGCCCAGGCTTTCTGAAAACAGCCTGCTGAATCTGTATGAAAAGATAGAACTGCCTCTGATCGAAGTGCTGGCTGGCATGGAGATGAACGGGGTAAAGCTGGACGTGGGTCCACTTCGCGACCTGTCCAAGGAACTGGCCAGTCGGGCCGCCAGCTCTGAGGCCAGGATATATGAGCTGGCCGAACGGGAATTCAATATCAACTCCCCCAAACAGGTCGGGCAGGTTCTTTTTGAGGAGCTGAAACTGCCGCTTGGGAAAAAAACAAAGAAAAAGACCGGTTTTTCCACCGATGAGGAGGTGCTGACCAACCTGGCTGAAATCCATCCACTCCCGGCCGAGATCCTGAGCTATCGCATGCTGGTCAAGCTGCGTTCGACCTATGTGGACGCCTTGCCGCAACTGATCAATCCCGAGACGGGCCGGGTCCACACTTCCTATAACCAGACCGGGACAGCCACGGGGCGGCTCTCGAGTTCAGACCCTAATCTGCAAAACATCCCTGTCAGGACCGAGGAAGGCCGCCGCATCCGGGCCGCGTTCGTACCTGAACCGGGCGGCCTCATCCTTTCGGCCGACTACTCCCAGATCGAACTCCGCGTCCTGGCACACTTCTCCGAAGCCGAAGGCCTCCTGGCGGCTTTTTCTGAGGGGGAAGACATCCACACCCGGACGGCGGCTGAAATATTCAACGTCTTCCCGGAGATGGTTACTCCTGAAATGCGTCGAGACGCCAAGGCCATTAATTTTGGCATCATTTATGGCAAACGGGCCTTCGGCCTGGCCAAAGACCTCGGCATCGAACGCCGTAAGGCCCAGGAATATATTGACCAGTATTTCCGCCGCTACAGCGGTATCAAGGCCTTTATTGACAAAACCATCGCGGAAGCCAAATCTGCGGGATACGTCTCCACGCTCTTCAACCGCCAGCGCCGCCTGCCTGAGATCAAGAGCAGCAACCAGGCCGTCCGTTCGGCGGCTGAAAGGATGGCCATCAACACCCCGCTTCAGGGTACAGCGGCCGATATCATCAAGAAGGCCATGATCGCCGTCCACCAGGCCATGAAAAAGGCCCGGCTCTCGGCCAAGCTCATCATGCAGGTTCATGATGAGCTCATCTTTGAAGTTCCTGAAAATGAGGTTGAGAATCTGGCCGAACTGGTTCGTCGTGAGATGGAAGGCGCGGTCAGCTTAAAGGCGCCTCTCGTGGTTGATGTCAGCTATGGGGCCTCCTGGGCCGAAGCCCATTAG
- a CDS encoding AIR synthase family protein yields the protein MKDDNMSKKSDKLLKSFKNNSIAPGKISPGLLKRFLDLPRKTSPALLVGPSYGEDAAVVRLGDRQVVVTSDPITFKTSRPGYYAVHINANDMAVMGAVPQYFTLTLIMPPGTTEQEAAAIMIEAIEAGDALEVVLIGGHSEVSEAVNTVVIAVSMWGELATAQPLKTSDGQPGDAIIQVGPMGIEGTSILAAEHEQALEKEFGQAFTERAAGFLLDPGLSVVAPARLAAANLDIHAMHDPTEGGLATGLREIAVASQTGLTVRQEKLLVSPETVKVCRFLKHDPLGLISSGCLLFTIAEKEAEKAVQLMTASGFPAAQIGNLTRTRGKYYLENETGRRSKLPAFAVDELAAAVGRE from the coding sequence ATGAAAGATGACAATATGTCAAAAAAATCCGATAAACTGCTGAAGAGCTTTAAAAACAACTCGATAGCACCTGGCAAAATCTCGCCAGGGCTTTTGAAACGTTTTCTGGATTTACCTCGGAAGACCAGCCCGGCCCTTCTGGTTGGCCCGAGTTATGGAGAGGATGCGGCCGTGGTTCGTTTGGGGGACCGCCAGGTGGTGGTGACCTCTGATCCCATCACCTTCAAGACATCCAGGCCGGGTTACTATGCCGTGCATATCAATGCCAACGACATGGCCGTCATGGGCGCCGTGCCTCAGTACTTCACCTTGACCCTGATCATGCCGCCCGGCACCACCGAGCAGGAGGCGGCGGCCATCATGATCGAGGCGATTGAGGCTGGAGACGCCCTCGAGGTGGTCCTGATCGGGGGGCATTCAGAGGTGTCTGAAGCGGTGAACACGGTGGTGATCGCTGTGAGCATGTGGGGAGAACTTGCCACGGCGCAGCCGCTCAAGACCAGCGATGGCCAGCCGGGCGACGCCATCATTCAGGTAGGCCCCATGGGTATAGAAGGGACCTCGATTCTGGCCGCCGAACATGAGCAGGCCCTTGAGAAGGAGTTCGGCCAGGCATTTACAGAACGAGCCGCCGGATTCCTCCTGGACCCCGGATTGTCCGTGGTCGCTCCGGCCAGGCTTGCCGCAGCAAACCTGGATATTCACGCCATGCATGACCCCACCGAGGGCGGGCTGGCCACCGGACTCCGTGAAATCGCCGTGGCTTCACAAACAGGGCTGACGGTGAGGCAGGAAAAACTGCTTGTTAGCCCGGAGACGGTCAAGGTCTGCCGCTTCCTTAAACATGATCCCCTTGGCCTGATCTCCTCGGGGTGTTTATTATTCACAATCGCTGAAAAAGAGGCTGAAAAAGCCGTGCAGCTCATGACCGCGTCTGGTTTCCCGGCCGCTCAGATTGGCAATCTGACCAGGACTCGAGGGAAGTATTACCTGGAAAACGAAACAGGCCGACGTTCAAAACTGCCCGCCTTTGCGGTTGATGAACTGGCTGCGGCCGTCGGCCGGGAGTAG
- a CDS encoding ribonuclease H-like domain-containing protein, translating into MLNHTFSHIPGIGLKTERQIWSDGLSSWDTFSRVEHIPFSPGRIKHIKNYLAQSQLHLRNRNPNFFASLLSPGQHWRLFSAFRDSVAYLDIETTGLSDIHEITTISLYDGSAVYYYIQGENLDDFMDDILNYRLIITYNGKCFDVPFIENYFKIKINHAHIDLRYLLKSVGIAGGLKQCEKQVGLHRNELDGVDGYFAVLLWHDFQNTGNKRALETLLAYNIEDVLSLETLMVIAYNLKLKETPFFEQNRLSLPCPPQNPFKADITLLERIKHHLQYWR; encoded by the coding sequence TTGCTGAACCATACCTTCTCTCATATCCCGGGCATCGGACTCAAGACAGAGCGCCAAATCTGGTCGGACGGACTCTCATCCTGGGATACCTTCTCCAGGGTTGAGCATATACCTTTCTCACCCGGACGAATAAAACACATTAAAAACTACCTCGCACAATCCCAACTGCACCTCAGAAACAGGAACCCCAATTTTTTTGCAAGCCTGTTATCGCCCGGTCAACACTGGCGTTTATTTTCGGCCTTTCGAGACTCGGTCGCTTACCTGGATATCGAGACGACCGGCCTGAGCGATATACATGAAATTACGACCATCTCCCTTTATGACGGCAGCGCCGTTTATTATTATATCCAGGGCGAAAATCTCGATGACTTTATGGATGACATTCTGAATTACCGGCTCATCATAACCTATAATGGCAAATGCTTTGATGTCCCCTTCATCGAGAACTATTTCAAAATTAAAATAAATCATGCCCATATTGATTTACGCTATTTATTAAAAAGCGTCGGAATCGCAGGCGGCTTAAAACAATGTGAGAAGCAGGTCGGGCTTCATCGCAATGAACTGGACGGTGTGGATGGATATTTTGCTGTGCTTCTCTGGCACGATTTTCAAAATACCGGGAATAAAAGAGCATTGGAGACATTACTGGCTTATAATATAGAAGATGTGTTGAGCCTGGAAACACTCATGGTTATTGCCTACAATCTGAAACTGAAAGAGACGCCGTTTTTCGAGCAGAACCGGCTGTCTCTTCCCTGTCCCCCGCAGAATCCGTTCAAGGCGGATATAACTCTCCTGGAAAGAATAAAGCATCATCTTCAATACTGGCGCTAG
- a CDS encoding glutaconyl-CoA decarboxylase subunit alpha, with the protein MWPYWKKMNDLGKPLRESAAQRMEENRRQIAEVENEMAAAVEKVKNAGLPAEVIHKRGQMTIWDRLEYLVDPGTWTPLHTIYNPDDNEEGATGVVNGLARIGGRWSAVIGFDNKVMAGAWLPGQADNILRVTDMAKRLHVPLTWIVNCSGVKLTQQEEVYPNRRGGGTPFFRHAELEKMGIPVLAGIYGTNPAGGGYQGISPTILIAHKDANIAVGGGGIVGGMSPKGYFDLEGAEQLIEATRHFKQEPPGTVKIHYNETGFFREVYEEEKGVLDSLKEWMSQMPAYHPRFFRVDEPAEPKYPIEDINSIVPFNQKAVYDFDNFLARLVDRSEHLEFRPDYGPEVYTGLVKVDGYPVGVIGNRQGILPKDYPKYAQGAYPGIGGKLYREGLIKLNEFVTQCGRDRLPIIWFQDTSGIDVGDIAEKAELLGLGQSLIYSIEQTDVPMMLIVLRKGTAAAHYIMGGPNANNHNVFSLGTPTTEIYVMHGETAAAASFSRRLVKEKDAERPLEPVIDKMNELARAYQEKSRPIYCARRGFVDEVVAFAELRRYMAAFTGAAFQNPVSFCPLHHMMLPRLIRG; encoded by the coding sequence ATGTGGCCATACTGGAAGAAGATGAATGATCTAGGCAAACCGCTCAGAGAATCCGCAGCACAACGGATGGAAGAAAATCGGAGGCAGATCGCTGAAGTTGAGAATGAAATGGCCGCGGCGGTGGAGAAGGTCAAGAACGCCGGTCTGCCGGCCGAGGTCATTCACAAACGGGGTCAGATGACAATCTGGGATCGGCTGGAGTACCTGGTAGACCCGGGAACCTGGACGCCGCTTCATACCATATACAACCCCGATGATAACGAGGAAGGCGCCACCGGTGTAGTCAACGGCCTGGCCAGGATCGGCGGCAGGTGGTCTGCGGTCATTGGTTTTGATAACAAGGTTATGGCCGGGGCCTGGCTGCCGGGTCAGGCGGACAACATCCTGCGGGTGACCGACATGGCCAAGCGACTCCATGTGCCTCTGACCTGGATCGTCAACTGCAGCGGCGTCAAATTGACCCAGCAGGAGGAGGTTTATCCCAACCGCCGTGGCGGCGGCACCCCCTTCTTCCGCCACGCCGAGCTGGAAAAAATGGGTATCCCGGTCCTGGCGGGCATCTATGGCACCAACCCCGCCGGCGGAGGATACCAGGGTATCAGCCCCACCATCCTCATTGCCCATAAGGACGCCAACATCGCGGTGGGCGGCGGCGGTATCGTCGGCGGTATGAGCCCCAAAGGGTATTTTGATCTGGAAGGCGCGGAGCAGCTTATCGAGGCCACCCGGCATTTCAAGCAGGAACCCCCGGGCACGGTCAAGATTCATTACAATGAAACCGGCTTCTTCCGCGAGGTCTATGAGGAAGAAAAAGGCGTGCTGGACTCGCTTAAAGAATGGATGTCTCAAATGCCGGCCTATCATCCCAGGTTCTTCCGGGTGGACGAGCCGGCCGAACCCAAGTATCCCATTGAGGATATCAATTCCATTGTCCCCTTTAACCAGAAGGCGGTCTATGACTTTGACAACTTCCTGGCGCGGCTGGTGGATCGCAGTGAGCATCTGGAATTCAGGCCGGACTACGGCCCGGAGGTCTATACCGGCCTGGTCAAGGTTGACGGCTATCCGGTTGGGGTCATCGGGAACCGCCAAGGCATCCTGCCCAAGGACTACCCCAAATACGCCCAAGGAGCCTACCCTGGCATCGGCGGGAAACTCTACCGGGAGGGCCTGATCAAGCTGAACGAATTCGTAACCCAGTGCGGCCGGGATCGGCTGCCAATTATCTGGTTCCAGGACACTTCAGGCATTGATGTCGGCGACATTGCCGAGAAGGCGGAATTACTGGGATTGGGACAGTCCCTGATTTATTCCATCGAGCAGACCGACGTGCCCATGATGCTGATCGTGCTTCGCAAAGGCACGGCCGCGGCTCACTATATCATGGGCGGGCCTAACGCCAACAACCACAACGTTTTCAGCCTGGGGACGCCCACGACCGAGATTTACGTCATGCACGGCGAGACCGCGGCCGCTGCTTCTTTCTCCAGGCGTCTGGTTAAGGAAAAAGACGCCGAGCGTCCGCTGGAGCCCGTTATTGATAAGATGAACGAGCTGGCCAGGGCCTACCAGGAAAAGTCCCGGCCCATCTACTGCGCCAGGCGTGGTTTTGTGGACGAGGTCGTAGCCTTTGCTGAGTTGAGGCGGTACATGGCTGCCTTTACCGGGGCCGCTTTTCAGAACCCGGTTAGCTTCTGTCCCCTGCATCACATGATGCTGCCGCGTCTGATCAGGGGTTAA
- a CDS encoding acyl-CoA dehydrogenase family protein produces MDFELSEDLEMLRDMTRDFAQNEIAPYADQWDEDHYFPHEEVVKKMGELGMFGTVIPEEYGGNNMGWLAVAIITEEIARASGSLRVQINLLGLGCAYPIYLYGTEQAKEKYIRKLVSAEYLGSFAITEPDAGSDVMGIKSTAEDKGDYWLLNGSKTWISNAHIADVLVYYAFTDRSKGGKGLSAFVIEPKNFNGVTTSMLEKMGVRSSPTGEVVLEDTMVPKENILGNPGDGARIVFGSLNQTRLSAAAGAVGVAQACLDAVTTYMNEREQFGQPIGQFQMNQDLLAQLCVEIEAARLLVYKAAWQKDQGNLGNTLEVAHAKYLSGEVITKAANYAMRILGAYGYSTEYPVARYFRDAPSYCIVEGSINVCKMIIAQDQLGYRKANR; encoded by the coding sequence ATGGATTTCGAGCTGTCTGAAGATTTAGAGATGCTTAGAGACATGACTAGAGACTTTGCCCAGAATGAGATTGCGCCTTATGCTGATCAATGGGACGAGGACCACTACTTCCCTCATGAGGAAGTAGTCAAGAAGATGGGGGAACTGGGGATGTTTGGCACGGTAATCCCGGAAGAATACGGTGGCAACAATATGGGCTGGCTGGCCGTTGCAATCATCACCGAAGAGATCGCCCGGGCCTCCGGCTCGCTGCGAGTCCAGATCAACCTGCTGGGCCTGGGCTGTGCTTATCCCATTTACCTTTATGGCACCGAGCAGGCTAAAGAGAAATACATCCGTAAACTTGTCTCAGCCGAATACCTGGGCAGCTTTGCCATTACCGAGCCTGACGCCGGTTCGGATGTCATGGGCATCAAGTCCACGGCTGAAGATAAGGGGGACTACTGGCTCCTTAATGGCTCCAAGACCTGGATATCAAACGCTCATATCGCCGACGTGCTGGTTTATTACGCTTTTACCGACAGGTCAAAAGGAGGCAAAGGCCTCTCGGCTTTTGTCATTGAACCGAAAAATTTTAACGGCGTCACGACCTCCATGCTGGAAAAGATGGGCGTGCGCTCATCTCCCACCGGCGAGGTCGTTCTGGAAGACACCATGGTTCCCAAGGAAAACATCCTGGGAAATCCCGGTGACGGGGCCAGGATTGTCTTTGGTTCTTTGAACCAGACCCGGCTCTCAGCCGCGGCTGGCGCGGTGGGCGTGGCCCAGGCCTGCCTGGACGCGGTCACGACTTACATGAATGAACGCGAACAGTTCGGCCAGCCCATCGGCCAGTTTCAGATGAACCAGGACCTGCTCGCCCAGCTGTGCGTCGAGATCGAGGCGGCGCGGCTGCTGGTTTATAAAGCCGCCTGGCAGAAGGACCAGGGAAACCTGGGCAACACCCTCGAAGTAGCTCATGCCAAGTACCTCTCCGGCGAGGTCATCACCAAGGCCGCGAATTACGCCATGCGCATCCTGGGGGCTTACGGCTATTCGACCGAATATCCGGTGGCCAGGTACTTCCGCGACGCGCCGAGCTACTGCATCGTGGAAGGTTCGATCAACGTCTGCAAGATGATCATCGCTCAGGATCAGCTCGGGTACCGCAAGGCCAACCGCTGA
- a CDS encoding LysR family transcriptional regulator, whose translation MPLQIKSKFWIEDEMGRPVFGQGRRIILEKIDELGSIRAAAAALKMSYRAVWGKIKSAEERLGIKLVETTPGGGKSRGARLTPEARDFLRMFQQLHDRGNTQADRLFKKVFKT comes from the coding sequence ATGCCCCTCCAGATTAAAAGCAAGTTCTGGATTGAGGACGAGATGGGCAGGCCTGTCTTCGGCCAGGGCCGGCGAATCATTTTGGAAAAGATAGATGAGCTCGGTTCGATCCGGGCCGCGGCCGCAGCCTTGAAAATGTCCTACCGCGCCGTCTGGGGCAAGATCAAGTCCGCCGAAGAGCGCCTCGGGATAAAGCTGGTCGAGACAACGCCGGGCGGTGGAAAAAGCAGGGGGGCGCGGCTGACGCCTGAAGCCCGGGACTTCCTGCGCATGTTTCAGCAGCTTCACGATCGAGGTAATACCCAGGCTGACCGGCTGTTTAAAAAGGTCTTCAAAACTTGA
- a CDS encoding DUF1847 domain-containing protein gives MGEELDSRCSICGINVNERACYVESGRGPDNCPTINLKELNEEANQEYADPKIREFARLSSIQESECYLERDKRPYLLHPSKPRIQEICEFADKIGAKKLGLAFCVGLAIEARMVDNILTRQGFQVVSVICKVGRILKETIGIKDEEKIFIGTDESACNPILQAKVLNHHGTDLNILLGLCVGHDCLFLKYAEAYNTVLAVKDRVTGHNPLAAVYTSNSYYMFTQRPGF, from the coding sequence ATGGGTGAGGAACTCGACTCGAGATGTTCCATATGCGGCATAAATGTTAATGAAAGGGCCTGCTACGTTGAATCGGGCAGAGGCCCGGATAACTGCCCCACCATAAATTTGAAAGAGTTGAACGAGGAGGCCAATCAGGAGTATGCAGACCCCAAAATCCGTGAATTCGCCCGCCTGTCTTCCATACAGGAAAGCGAATGTTACCTCGAACGGGACAAAAGGCCGTACCTGCTTCACCCTAGCAAGCCGAGGATCCAGGAGATATGCGAGTTTGCCGATAAGATAGGGGCCAAAAAACTCGGCCTGGCCTTCTGCGTCGGTCTGGCCATTGAAGCGCGAATGGTGGATAACATACTTACCCGGCAGGGTTTCCAGGTGGTGAGCGTCATCTGCAAGGTCGGGCGTATTCTGAAGGAAACGATTGGCATCAAGGACGAGGAAAAGATCTTCATCGGCACAGACGAATCGGCCTGCAACCCCATCCTCCAGGCCAAGGTTTTGAATCATCATGGCACGGACCTCAACATACTGCTGGGTCTCTGCGTGGGCCATGACTGCCTCTTTTTGAAATATGCTGAGGCTTATAACACCGTCCTGGCGGTCAAGGACCGGGTCACAGGCCACAACCCCTTGGCTGCGGTCTATACCTCAAACTCTTACTACATGTTCACCCAGCGGCCGGGCTTCTGA